From Pyxicephalus adspersus chromosome 7, UCB_Pads_2.0, whole genome shotgun sequence, a single genomic window includes:
- the CPO gene encoding carboxypeptidase O isoform X2, which translates to MHRSCIHHANQLDLWKPLYLEDITSNSIVLVRIPFTALQSVKEELVHCSLSFDVLLDNITHVMGSAEKGRLRRKRSITDYDYTKYHSMEDIYNWINLMSEKHSDLLTQHYLGATYESRPMHYLKISQPSSNPKKIIWMDCGIHAREWIAPAFCQWFVKEIVQNHQKDARIKKILKNLDLYVLPVLNIDGYIYSWTTDRLWRKSRSSHQNGTCFGVDLNRNFNIKWCNLGSSKNCSDNSYCGMSPVSEPETKAVVDLVEKIKSDMICYLTIHSYSQYILTAYGYSRELPKSYNETIKVAQMAASELKKKHGTAYKVGSFANLLYEASGTSQDWVHDLGIDFSYTIELRDNGTYKFILPEDQIQPTCEETMAAVLTIIEYVNDKYFPNRAPTNAPMLYPAVLLLSTVVKLLV; encoded by the exons ATGCACAGGAGCTGCATCCATCATGCCAATCAG CTGGATCTGTGGAAACCTCTTTATCTGGAGGACATCACCAGTAATAGCATAGTGCTTGTCAGGATCCCATTCACTGCTTTACAGTCCGTGAAAGAGGAGTTGGTTCACTGTTCACTATCTTTTGA TGTTCTACTTGACAATATCACTCATGTTATGGGCAGTGCAGAGAAAGGAAGACTGAGAAGGAAGAGATCCATCACTGATTATGACTACACCAAGTATCATTCAATGGAAGAT atttacaaCTGGATCAATCTAATGTCTGAAAAGCACAGTGATTTGTTAACACAACATTACTTGGGAGCAACATATGAGTCTAGGCCGATGCATTATCTAAAA aTTAGTCAACCTTCGAGTaatcctaaaaaaattatttggatgGACTGTGGCATTCACGCGCGGGAATGGATTGCACCAGCTTTTTGCCAGTGGTTTGTCAAAGAG ATTGTACAGAATCATCAGAAAGATGCACGTATAAAAAAGATTCTCAAGAACTTGGATCTATATGTCCTGCCTGTTCTAAACATTGATGGCTATATTTATTCATGGACCACT GACAGACTTTGGAGAAAATCCCGTTCAAGCCATCAAAATGGAACATGTTTTGGGGTTGACCTTAATCGgaattttaacattaaatggTGCA ATCTTGGATCATCCAAAAATTGTTCAGACAATTCTTACTGTGGAATGTCACCTGTATCTGAACCAGAGACCAAAGCAGTAGTAGACCTTGTGGAAAAGATTAAATCGGACATGATTTGCTACCTGACAATACATTCGTACAGTCAGTACATCCTGACTGCTTATGGCTACTCCAGAGAGCTACCTAAAAGCTATAATGAAACG ataaaggTTGCACAAATGGCAGCATCGGAGCTAAAGAAAAAGCATGGCACAGCCTATAAAGTGGGCAGTTTTGCTAATCTTCTTT ATGAAGCGTCTGGAACTTCTCAAGACTGGGTCCATGACCTAGGAATTGATTTCTCCTATACAATCGAGCTAAGAGACAATGGTACTTACAAGTTCATATTGCCAGAAGACCAAATCCAACCAACATGTGAAGAAACAATGGCGGCAGTACTGACCATCATAGAATATGTAAACGACAAATATTTCCCCAATAGGGCGCCTACAAATGCTCCTATGCTTTATCCAGCTGTCCTCCTCCTTTCTACAGTTGTTAAATTATTGGTATAG
- the CPO gene encoding carboxypeptidase O isoform X1 produces the protein MYLLSFFYYLLYYLTLQLDLWKPLYLEDITSNSIVLVRIPFTALQSVKEELVHCSLSFDVLLDNITHVMGSAEKGRLRRKRSITDYDYTKYHSMEDIYNWINLMSEKHSDLLTQHYLGATYESRPMHYLKISQPSSNPKKIIWMDCGIHAREWIAPAFCQWFVKEIVQNHQKDARIKKILKNLDLYVLPVLNIDGYIYSWTTDRLWRKSRSSHQNGTCFGVDLNRNFNIKWCNLGSSKNCSDNSYCGMSPVSEPETKAVVDLVEKIKSDMICYLTIHSYSQYILTAYGYSRELPKSYNETIKVAQMAASELKKKHGTAYKVGSFANLLYEASGTSQDWVHDLGIDFSYTIELRDNGTYKFILPEDQIQPTCEETMAAVLTIIEYVNDKYFPNRAPTNAPMLYPAVLLLSTVVKLLV, from the exons atgtatttattatcatttttttactatttattatattatttaacattACAGCTGGATCTGTGGAAACCTCTTTATCTGGAGGACATCACCAGTAATAGCATAGTGCTTGTCAGGATCCCATTCACTGCTTTACAGTCCGTGAAAGAGGAGTTGGTTCACTGTTCACTATCTTTTGA TGTTCTACTTGACAATATCACTCATGTTATGGGCAGTGCAGAGAAAGGAAGACTGAGAAGGAAGAGATCCATCACTGATTATGACTACACCAAGTATCATTCAATGGAAGAT atttacaaCTGGATCAATCTAATGTCTGAAAAGCACAGTGATTTGTTAACACAACATTACTTGGGAGCAACATATGAGTCTAGGCCGATGCATTATCTAAAA aTTAGTCAACCTTCGAGTaatcctaaaaaaattatttggatgGACTGTGGCATTCACGCGCGGGAATGGATTGCACCAGCTTTTTGCCAGTGGTTTGTCAAAGAG ATTGTACAGAATCATCAGAAAGATGCACGTATAAAAAAGATTCTCAAGAACTTGGATCTATATGTCCTGCCTGTTCTAAACATTGATGGCTATATTTATTCATGGACCACT GACAGACTTTGGAGAAAATCCCGTTCAAGCCATCAAAATGGAACATGTTTTGGGGTTGACCTTAATCGgaattttaacattaaatggTGCA ATCTTGGATCATCCAAAAATTGTTCAGACAATTCTTACTGTGGAATGTCACCTGTATCTGAACCAGAGACCAAAGCAGTAGTAGACCTTGTGGAAAAGATTAAATCGGACATGATTTGCTACCTGACAATACATTCGTACAGTCAGTACATCCTGACTGCTTATGGCTACTCCAGAGAGCTACCTAAAAGCTATAATGAAACG ataaaggTTGCACAAATGGCAGCATCGGAGCTAAAGAAAAAGCATGGCACAGCCTATAAAGTGGGCAGTTTTGCTAATCTTCTTT ATGAAGCGTCTGGAACTTCTCAAGACTGGGTCCATGACCTAGGAATTGATTTCTCCTATACAATCGAGCTAAGAGACAATGGTACTTACAAGTTCATATTGCCAGAAGACCAAATCCAACCAACATGTGAAGAAACAATGGCGGCAGTACTGACCATCATAGAATATGTAAACGACAAATATTTCCCCAATAGGGCGCCTACAAATGCTCCTATGCTTTATCCAGCTGTCCTCCTCCTTTCTACAGTTGTTAAATTATTGGTATAG